In one Fusarium falciforme chromosome 5, complete sequence genomic region, the following are encoded:
- a CDS encoding MARVEL domain-containing protein, with translation MAIDRIVSLVLRAAELVFAAIVAGVNGEYLHKSEGASSWQLGRFIYTEVVAALGILFSLLLLIPFSSTFIHWPLDIFMSINWWIVFGLLVDLIGDSCGRVFNWGNVHPIHGDQCGKFKATIAFSFLSALLWLVSALVGFFWVRRRERAVARADAAHYNRRRHWFRRSHV, from the exons ATGGCTATCGATCGCATCGTCAGCCTTGTTCTCCGCGCCGCGGAGCTCGTCTTTGCCGCCATCGTCGCAGGCGTCAACGGCGAGTACCTGCACAAGTCCGAAGGCGCCAGCTCATGGCAACTCGGCCGGTTCATCTACACCGAAGTGGTGGCCGCGCTGGGCATACTGTTCTCTCTCTTGCTGCTCATCCCCTTCTCGAGCACTTTCATCCACTGGCCCTTGGACATTTTCATGAGCATCAACTGGTGGATCGTCTTTGGCCTGCTCGTCGAT TTGATTGGAGACTCTTGCGGTCGCGTGTTCAACTGGGGCAACGTCCACCCTATTCATGGAGATCAGTGCGGCAAGTTCAAGGCCACCATCGCCTTCAGCTTCCTCTCGGCACTTCTCTGGCTCGTCTCTGCCCTCGTCGGCTTCTTCTGGGTTCGCCGCCGTGAGCGCGCCGTCGCCCGCGCCGATGCCGCCCACTACAACCGCCGCAGGCACTGGTTCCGCCGTAGCCATGTCTAA
- a CDS encoding A-deaminase domain-containing protein, with the protein MAGEHTMSNEEWEEVAQDIPSLSDPFLQQYLTGRSNLIAQEQKTRSDTSFKASLSPIAKRACDIVDRIRDHENATVWTPQVEEELSQAGNECLFPGMMFMLAKDRMERTDLWKIVRRMPKGALLHAHMDAMVNFDFILEELMKMPGMHMSSDLPLTTEAAREDAALKFRYRAKERTDGSIWEDSYEPESFLLLTKVADDFPNGGRSGFLKWLKGRCVLSVTDSHEQHHGIDAIWVKFAKCFVVVATIIHYEPMFRVFLRHLMETLKEDGVSWAELRFTWPLDYCRDKQEEPEKDYTHMFEVIREEVARFKSSPEGQGFWGLTTIWTTIRQLPTRDIIENMDCCIATKINFPDLIAGYDLVGAEDLGRPLSDLLPELFWFRKQCAMEGVNLPFFFHAGETLGDGTDTDGNLFDAILLGTRRIGHGFSLFKHPLLIDMVKEKRILIESCPISNEVLRLCGSVTAHPLPALLARGVACSLCNDDPAMLGQDTAGMSHDFFQALQGWKNLGLAGLGSLAENSVRWSAFEDQNQTEWVKGIKEASLGDSVKAKRLQEWQVEWEKFCLWIVEEYGDEFSPEEGEEKANEDA; encoded by the exons ATGGCTGGAGAACACACAATGTCCAACGAGGAGTGGGAGGAGGTCGCCCAGGACATACCCTCGCTCTCTGATCCCTTTCTGCAACAATATCTCACCGGCCGATCCAATCTCATAGCCCAGGAGCAAAAGACCCGTTCCGATACATCCTTCAAAGCCTCTCTGTCGCCCATCGCCAAGCGTGCCTGTGACATCGTCGACCGCATTCGCGACCACGAGAATGCCACCGTCTGGACGCCccaggttgaggaggagctctCTCAGGCCGGCAATGAGTGTCTTTTCCCCGGTATGATGTTCATGCTCGCCAAGGATCGAATGGAGAGGACGGATCTGTGGAAGATTGTCCGCCGCATGCCAAAGGGTGCCCTCCTCCACGCACACATGGACGCCATGGTCAACTTTGACTTTATCCTCGAAGAACTTATGAAGATGCCGGGCATGCACATGTCGAGTGACCTGCCCCTCACCACCGAGGCCGCGAGGGAGGATGCAGCCCTCAAGTTCCGATACAGAGCCAAGGAGAGAACTGACGGCTCCATCTGGGAGGATTCATATGAGCCCGAGAGCTTCCTACTGCTTACGAAAGTGGCCGATGATTTCCCTAACGGCGGGAGGTCTGGTTTCCTCAAGTGGCTCAAGGGCAGATGCGTCCTCTCAGTCACAGACAGTCACGAGCAACATCACGGCATTGACGCAATCTGGGTCAAGTTTGCCAAATGCTTCGTTGTCGTTGCCACCATTATCCACTATGAGCCCATGTTCCGGGTATTCCTGCGTCATCTCATGGAGACGCTCAAGGAAGACGGCGTCAGCTGGGCCGAACTCCG GTTCACATGGCCCCTCGACTACTGCCGTGACAAACAGGAGGAGCCCGAGAAGGACTATACACACATGTTCGAGGTCATCCGGGAAGAGGTTGCGCGCTTCAAGAGCTCGCCAGAAGGCCAGGGATTCTGGGGTCTCACCACCATCTGGACCACCATCCGCCAACTACCCACCCGTGACATTATCGAAAACATGGACTGCTGCATCGCCACAAAGATCAACTTCCCCGACCTGATTGCTGGCTACGATCTCGTCGGAGCTGAAGATCTGGGCCGGCCTCTTTCAGATCTGCTCCCGGAGCTGTTCTGGTTCCGCAAGCAGTGTGCTATGGAGGGCGTTAacctgcccttcttcttccacgCTGGAGAGACATTGGGAGATGGCACAGACACGGATGGAAACCTCTTTGATGCAATCTTACTCGGAACCCGACGCATCGGCCACGGGTTCAGTCTCTTCAAGCATCCTCTACTCATCGAcatggtcaaggagaagcgcATCCTCATCGAGTCATGTCCCATCTCGAACGAGGTTCTCAGGCTCTGCGGCTCTGTGACAGCCCACCCCCTCCCCGCTCTTCTTGCGCGCGGAGTCGCCTGCAGTCTCTGCAACGATGACCCCGCTATGCTTGGCCAGGATACTGCGGGTATGTCCCACGACTTCTTCCAGGCGCTTCAGGGCTGGAAGaacctcggcctcgctgGTCTAGGTAGTCTTGCCGAGAATAGTGTCAGATGGTCTGCCTTCGAGGACCAGAACCAGACAGAGTGGGTCAAGGGTATTAAGGAAGCCAGCCTTGGTGACagtgtcaaggccaagaggcTACAGGAATGGCAAGTTGAGTGGGAAAAGTTTTGTTTGTGGATCGTCGAGGAGTATGGAGATGAGTTCAGTCctgaggagggggaggaaaaGGCGAACGAGGATGCTTAG
- a CDS encoding Endonuclease III-like protein, translated as MRTSRVSRDASKLFDRVSDPISPPRRVTRSSLAQFAFASSANESKPTIRDIEDIAAPPSRKRRRVVATKIESSISTSSVKAKAAGQTLDDIPSPPAKAPRRARKPARKTTNPSTGETTIEPPSDWEAMYDVVRKMRAPGGRAHGAAVDTMGCERLADRSASPKDQRFHTLVALMLSSQTKDTVNAVVMKRLQTELPPYKQGAPVGLNLENILAVEPKLLNEFIWQVGFHNNKTKYIKQAAEIIRDKWNGDIPDTIEGLTSLPGVGPKMAYLCMSVAWGRTEGIGVDVHVHRITNLWGWNKTKNPEETRVALQSWLPKDRWHEINHLLVGLGQSVCLPVGRKCGECDLGMEGLCKAADRKKVLEGRKIKAEKMELEALDGAAVKVEVTQDVVVKKEEGIDGMTTVDPAGEAAAPPPEPATP; from the exons ATGCGGACCTCCAGGGTATCTAGAGATGCCTCGAAGCTATTCGATCGCGTATCGGACCCAATATCACCACCGAGACGAGTGACGAGATCATCACTTGCCCAATTCGCCTTTGCCTCCTCGGCGAATGAGTCCAAGCCTACGATTCGCGATATTGAGGATATCGCAGCTCCTCCCTCTCGAAAACGAAGGCGTGTCGTTGCCACGAAAATCGAATCATCGATATCTACAAGTTCCGTCAAGGCCAAAGCCGCCGGCCAAACCCTCGATGACATCCCATCGCCGCCAGCCAAGGCACCGCGACGTGCTCGCAAGCCTGCTCGCAAAACGACCAACCCATCGACCGGCGAGACAACTATAGAGCCACCCTCCGACTGGGAGGCCATGTACGACGTGGTGAGGAAAATGCGAGCCCCTGGCGGACGAGCACATGGCGCAGCTGTGGACACAATGGGCTGCGAGCGGCTGGCGGATCGAAGCGCATCGCCCAAAGACCAGAGATTCCACACACTGGTGGCGCTTATGCTGTCGAGTCAGACCAAGGACACGGTGAACGCCGTGGTCATGAAGAGGTTGCAGACTGAGCTACCGCCGTACAAACAAGGGGCGCCGGTCGGACTGAACCTAGAAAACATACTGGCCGTTGAACCGAAGCTGCTGAATGAGTTTATCTGGCAGGTGGGATTTCACAACAACAAGACAAA GTACATCAAGCAAGCGGCCGAGATTATTCGCGACAAGTGGAACGGTGACATTCCCGACACTATCGAGGGACTGACATCTCTACCAGGGGTCGGTCCCAAGATGGCCTACTTGTGCATGTCGGTCGCGTGGGGTCGCACAGAGGGTATCGGCGTCGACGTGCATGTGCATCGCATCACGAACCTCTGGGGCTGGAACAAGACCAAAAACCCAGAGGAGACGCGCGTAGCACTTCAATCATGGCTACCGAAAGACCGCTGGCACGAGATAAACCACCTGCTGGTCGGTCTGGGCCAGTCAGTATGTCTCCCCGTCGGGCGCAAGTGTGGTGAATGCGACCTGGGAATGGAGGGTCTCTGCAAGGCGGCGGATCGGAAGAAGGTGTTGGAGGGGCGGAAGATCAAggcggagaagatggagCTCGAGGCTCTAGACGGCGCAGCAGTCAAGGTCGAGGTTACACAAGACGTCGTGGTCAAGAAAGAGGAGGGTATCGATGGGATGACAACAGTTGATCCGGCGGGGGAAGCCGCGGCCCCGCCTCCGGAACCAGCCACCCCATAA
- a CDS encoding S-(hydroxymethyl)glutathione dehydrogenase — protein MASTAGKTITCKAAVAWEAGKPLSIEDIEVLPPRANEVRIQIYYTGVCHTDAYTLSGKDPEGAFPIVLGHEGAGIVESVGEGVTNVKVGDHVVALYTPECRECKFCKSGKTNLCGKIRATQGKGLMPDGTSRFRCKGQDLLHFMGTSTFSQYTVVADISVVAIEHDAPMDRTCLLGCGITTGYGAATITANVQEGDNVAVFGAGCVGLSVVQGAAARKAGKIIVVDVNPSKKAWGDKFGATHFVNPLDLDGQTIQDKLIEMTDGGCDYTFDCTGNVGVMRAALEACHKGWGESIIIGVAAAGQEISTRPFQLVTGRVWRGCAFGGVKGRSQLNGLVADYKNGSLKVDEFITHRKVLGEINNAFETMKQGDCIRAVVDMQKLDPKI, from the exons ATGGCTTCTACTGCTGGCAAG ACCATCACTTGCAAGGCCGCCGTCGCCTGGGAGGCCGGCAAGCCCCTTTCCATTGAGGACATTGAGGTCCTTCCCCCCAGGGCCAACGAGGTCCGTATCCAGATCTACTACACTGGTGTTTGCCACACAG ATGCCTACACTCTGTCTGGCAAGGATCCCGAGGGTGCTTTCCCCATCGTCCTCGGACACGAGGGTGCTGGTATCGTCGAGTCCGTTGGTGAGGGCGTCACCAACGTCAAGGTTGGCGACCACGTCGTCGCTCTCTA CACCCCCGAATGCAGGGAGTGCAAGTTCTGCAAGTCCGGCAAGACCAACCTCTGCGGCAAGATCCGAGCCACCCAGGGTAAGGGTCTGATGCCCGATGGCACCTCTCGATTCCGATGCAAGGGCCAGGATCTGCTCCACTTCATGGGCACTTCCACCTTCTCCCAGTACACTGTCGTCGCCGACATCTCGGTAGTTGCCATTGAGCACGATGCTCCCATGGACCGAACCTGCCTGCTCGGCTGCGGTATCACCACCGGCTACGGTGCTGCTACCATCACCGCCAACGTCCAGGAGGGCGACAACGTTGCCGTCTTCGGTGCCGGCTGTGTCGGTCTGTCCGTAGTCCAGGGTGCCGCCGCTCGCAAGGCTGGCAAGATCATCGTGGTCGATGTCAACCCCTCCAAGAAGGCTTGGGGTGACAAGTTTGGTGCCACTCACTTCGTGAAcccccttgaccttgacggcCAGACCATCCAGGACAAGCTCATTGAGATGACTGACGGTGGCTGCGACTACACCTTCGACTGCACTGGCAACGTCGGTGTCATGCGCGCTGCCCTCGAGGCTTGCCACAAGGGTTGGGGTGAGAGCATCATCATTGGTGTCGCTGCCGCTGGCCAGGAGATTTCCACCCGAC CATTCCAGCTTGTCACTGGCCGTGTGTGGAGGGGATGTGCTTTCGGTGGTGTCAAGGGTCGCTCTCAGTTGAACGGCCTCGTCGCCGACTACAAGAACGGCTCTCTCAAGGTCGACGAGTTCATCACTCACCGCAAGGTGCTTGGCGAGATCAACAACGCCTTCGAGACCATGAAGCAGGGAGACTGCATCCGTGCCGTCGTCGACATGCAAAAGCTTGACCCCAAGATTTAA